GCACCAGGCCGACACCGAGAACTGCGTGGCGCACAACGGTTCGCTGATCCCGGTGAAGGGTCGCGACATCATGGTCCAGGCCTGGTACCAGGGCGGGGTGTCGGTGTGGGAGTTCACGGACTCCGACCGGCCGAAGGAGATCGCCTACTTCGAGCGCGGCCCGTTGTCCGACACCGAGAACATCACCGGCGGTTCGTGGTCGGCGTACTACTACAACGGCTACATCTACTCGTCGGACATCCAGAAGGGGTTCGACGTGCTGGATGTGCGTGACCCGCGCACGGCTCCGGCGAAGTCGGTGAAGTTCGACGAGTTCAACGCGCAGACCCAACCCTCCTACGGTCGCCGCTGAGGCGTCACGGGCTGACAGCACACGGGCGCCGGTCCCACTGTCGAGAGGGATCGGCGCCCGACGTGTGTGAGGGAGGAGTTCACTCCCAGGTGTTCATCAGCGAGTTCGCCGCCATCTCCAGGTACTGCCACAACTGGGAGCGGTAGGGCTCCTCGATGCCGGAGGAGTCCACGGCGATCCGCATGGCCCGAAGCCAGGCGTCGCGTTCGATCGGGCCGATCCGAAACGGCATGTGGCGCATCCGCAGGCGGGGATGTCCTCGCCGTTCGGAGTACGTGTGCGGTCCGCCCCAGTACTGCATGAGGAAGAGCCGGAGCCGTT
The window above is part of the Saccharomonospora glauca K62 genome. Proteins encoded here:
- a CDS encoding globin, which translates into the protein MSSAQPSQSAPSPESFYEAVGGEETFRKLVARFYSEVANDEILRPMYPEEDLGPAEERLRLFLMQYWGGPHTYSERRGHPRLRMRHMPFRIGPIERDAWLRAMRIAVDSSGIEEPYRSQLWQYLEMAANSLMNTWE